The region CCCTTGTGAGGCTGAGGACTGGGTATCCCAATAGCTGATTAAACTTAATCGGGTCAATGTTCAGTGTGATTAACCAAACAGATAGTTCAAGTGGAAATTGGTGACTGAGCTGGAGTTGATAGAATTCCGCtttcctccattttgtttttggAGCAACTTCCTGTGGCACAGCCGTGAGTGAGCCCAGGGAACCTTGAAGCCATGCAGGTCCGTCATAAGATGAAGCTGATTTAACATCACATCAACGTATATCTCGGGTCTCTGTAAAACAACAACATGACATCAGGCTGGATGTCTGAGTTTTTATTTGAGTCTGATGCCAAGAGATATGTCATCATGGCATTAAAGCAGCTTTATCTTATGAAGGACCTGCATGGCCTCAAGGTTTCCTGAGACAGGGTGGATTTGTGTCGGGCTAGAGAGGACTTATATTATTAAGTCAGTGGGATCAAAGGAATAAAGACATGTTTGAGTCTTGGATGGCGGCCTTGCCACTGGTTAAGCCTGATGACCCTCGCATGTTGTGTTGGTGTCATAGGGATAGAAAAAGAACACTGGCACACCATTTGCCAGTGACGTGAACATCCCATGCTTGGCAGCCATCTTTGATTTGGATGGGAAGGACTCTAAATCTGAAGGGATAGGAAATTTAGTAAAAGCCATAGGAAAAACATAAAACAGTGTAGTCCAAAAATAGCACAAGCATATACACTAGCAAAATAGTACATTATAGAAAAGTTTAAAACACATCCGATGGATATTTTTGTGTAGCGTTTTCTGTGATCTAATcccttaaatgtttttttttcattatataaaACATTTATTCCTTTTCTGTTCATTTCAGAAACCAATAACAATAATCCATGAAAATGGGTCGAAAGAAGATACAAATTTCACGAATTCTGGACCAGCGCAACCGTCAGGTGAAGTTTTTTGCATTTGATGTAATGGTGCTGGGTATTTAGGTAAAGATCTAATGAACTGACACCTTTACAGTCTTGAGGATATGCGAGGCTGCATTTCACATCATAAAAGACTTGGAGGGCACTGGTGTATTTTCAGGGTCACCTTGGCAGTGAAGTTGCTCGTGCTGATTCAACCTCTTTTCCTGTAGGTCACCTTCACCAAGAGGAAGTTTGGCTTGATGAAGAAAGCGTATGAGCTGAGCGTTCTCTGTGACTGTGAGATTGCTCTTATTATTTTCAACAGCACCAACCGCCTCTTCCAATATGCCAGCACTGACATGGACAAGGTTCTGCTCAAGTACACAGAATACAGCGAGCCCCACGAGAGCCGCACCAACTCTGACATCCTAGAggtacataagagtagccgtactggttcagaccaatggtccatctagcccagtatcctgttttacaaacagtggccaaaaccaggtcacaagtacctggcagaaacctaaattgtggcaacactccatactacaaatcccagggcaagcagttgcttcccatgtctgtctcaatagcagactatggacttttcctccaggaatttgtccaaaccttttttaaacccggatatgctaactgctgttaccatatcctccggcaaagagttccagagcttaactattcgttgagtgaaaaaatgtttccacctatttgttttaaatgtttttccaAGTAACTTCtgcgaatgtcccctagtctttgtacttttggaacctgGTGCCTGCATCATGCAAATACTGTGTGTCAGCAAAGGATCCTCTATGGTTGCCACCTGGATTTCTAGGACAAAGTTTGGTTAGCTGTACCTACATATTGTAAAACCAGGCTTCACTTGCACAGGTGAAAAAAATGTAAAGGGAATGGTTAAACTCACAGGCACAGTTTCTGCAAGACCTTTTCTAAGACTTAAAGTACCTTACTACTGTGGCTGTAATTCTGACCGGATATCACATGGATAGATTTTCACCTTTCTGGAAAGATTTTTTTGATTGTGAGAGCAGTTACAAAACAAGACACGTGTTGGGGTTGGAGGAAGCAGCAGGGTTGACGTATGTCGGTGCACAGCTGGATTTGCAATGGTTGGGTAGTTGgggaatagatgggtttttttcATGGGGTTGTGTCCAGATGTTGTTTATGTGAGCTAATGACTACCAATTTCTCCTCAGCAGACCCTGAAAAGGAAGGGGCTAGGGCTTGATGGTCCAGGCTTGGAGCTTGACGATGGAATGGAGCATATAGAGAAATACCGAAAACTGAATGAGGGTGTTGATCTGAGCATGGCCCGCCAGCGATTATATGTGAGTGTCGTGGGACACACCTGTCTAGTATATTAGTGCATGGTTTTCTGTGGCAGTCGCACCTGTGTTAAACTTCTCATCATAACTCTTACCTTGCAGTCTGCCTCGCTACCTGGTCATGAAGTTACATACACCAGCAATCTCCCTCCAGATGCTGTGCTCAGTGGGTCCAATGGATTACTCCAGAACCAGACTCGACCTCTGCACTTCAAATCTGCTGTGTCgaaacatggacatccatctggCCGCCCTCCTGGGTCCTTACAACCAGGTATAGATCCCCTCCCCTGATACACTGAAAAGATTCAGTGAGGCAGATGGATTTCTGTGGTGCCCCTGTGTATGTGCTACCAGATAAAGGACACGGGGGATCCGCTTATGTAGCTGAAGGGAGGGAAACTGTAAAGGAATGAGGGAAATGTATTTTTCGTTGAGGTGTTGGTGAACAGCTGAACAAGAATTTACAGTGGAGGTGAAAGGAGCCAGCAAAGTGGCAGGAGTGAAGCTTGTGAACATGGGCTTGGTGGTTCAGTAGTACTGCCTGACagagacctgggttcaattcccagctcAGGTGTGGGCCGTGACTGCTGAGACTTCCGTGGAAGTCTAGTGAGACCACCACTTgatgtctcggcagccatttaaaaaaacagcagcagcgagaggatcagcggcagcaggcaggaaagagtggggatctttcctacctctaagaggccactagaccacaaggatGTACTGAGGTATGTTTGGGGAGAGCAcccatggctggaggggaggtggatggatggagctGTGCATGGGGGGCGTGGGTGGCAAGGAGGGAGGGGGCTAGAAAAGTTTGGTAAGGGGGACATattggcggggcggggggggggaagggaaaaggggagtggaggagtggcctagtggttagggtggtggactttggtcctggggaactgaggaactgagtttgattcccacttcaggcacaggcagctccttgtgactctgggcaagtcacttaaccctccattgccccatgtaagccgcattgagcctgccatgagtgggaaagcgcggggtacaaatgtaacaaaaaaaaaatagagcacatgggatagaaagggaatggagaggagagggggacatgctgctcatggatggttatttttttggaaatgtgcatctttttaaaaaaattgtatttagcagggtatggaagaaaatgcatttatttatttcactgtttatagaatctggttttCTTGGGAGGGAAGTCAAGGTAACTGTGAAATGAGGTGCGATGCAGTGGGGCGgggctgggtgggccaggggtggggatggaggagattacttgcagtgAGGATGACTTAGATTCCCGTGGGAATGGGTGGGGCatgttagatttctgtccccgtttAACTCTCTATTCCAGAAGGAGCCCTGGTGTGTGGCTCCCAGGGCAGGCGGAAACTGCtggtttaaaaagaaaataattcaagTATATGTGGCCTAGACACAAAAGGTCCATATTTGCAAACAGATAGTTGAATATCAGCCTCAAAAGGGACCTTAGTGGAGGGAGGAACTGGGAAGTGACGAGATTGGTAAGCCTTGTGATTGCAGAGCAGACTAGTTAGATCACCTGCTCTTGATTCAGAACATCCCTCTTCCTTTCTATACATTAGTCTGTGTCTATGCATTTtgattgcttttgttttttttcattttgtttagttcatGTTAGGTCTATACTGTATGTCTGTGTGTATATCATGTGTGCATGTCCCGGACTGACAGAGACCCTAtcatgctcctcccatgcacAGCTGAGATTCCACTGATCTGAAGCTGCAAGAACCCACTTCCTGTACAAAACCTCGATCTAAGGCCTGACACATCCAGCCTAGCCACAaatcctccaccccctccccctgtaaCAGACCTTACAGTAAGAGGGGTTTCCACCCTGGAACGGAAAATACCAGCAGCTGGAACTTAACTTGCCTGATTCACAAAGGCTGAAGTTTCATTCTgattccctccccatcccccctccccccccccaacagccagGGGGCTCATCCTGTACTTTGCATCcagacagtggcatagcaaggaggggcggtccgccctgggtgtcagctcaggggggggtgctccctgccagctccccccccctcggcgaatcgacaccccccccccccccgaccagctcccgcaccctacctttaaaaaaatatcgggaggcgaggcgctgccctgcacgtaaaagaaatgtggaccatcgggtcttccctcgctgtatctgtcccgccctccgctgacgcaacttcctatttccgcaagggtgggacagacagagcgagagaaggcccgacggtccacatttcttttacgtgcagggcagcgcctcgcctcccgatattctttttaaaggtagggcgcgggagctggtcgggggggtgcaatggcgaaccgccccgccccgggtggcagcccccctgctAGGCCACTGCATCCAGGTAGTTTGATGAGTGCAAGGAGGTCTCTGGGTACCCTGGAGATGATCACAACCTATGAGCTGAGCTGTTCAGGACGAAGGTACCTTAGTAAGGAAGTATGGCAGATTTTACTTCTACAGGACCTTCAGCAACATTAAACCAAACTATTTCACTGTTTTCCTCCAGGAGTCCATGAAGTGTCTGCAGGGCAGGGAGCACAGAAATGTTGTGTCTTCTGCTCTTTTAACATCTCACCTTCTAACTTCCCCCTTTCCTGATCCATCTTTCCTCAGGTGTTAATTACCCACTACTCTCCCATGGCAACCTCAACCTCAGCATGGCTAGCAAAACCCCTCCTCCTCTTTACCTCGGAGGCGAGAGTCGTCGTCTGGACTTACACAGCAGTCTAGCAAATGCCAAGGGCAGCCTGACCTCAGCGGTGAGTACCCCAGCTTTAACCTCTGCTGACCTTAGCAGCATCTGACCTCACCTCCATCATTTGCTGACCTTGCCAGTATTGGTCAGAAGCCTTAGCGctctccataggcggtcggtggcccaactgtttggggaggctaaagggggtggggccagggggggcttgcattcataattgtctgacaacat is a window of Microcaecilia unicolor chromosome 11, aMicUni1.1, whole genome shotgun sequence DNA encoding:
- the MEF2B gene encoding myocyte-specific enhancer factor 2B isoform X3, which translates into the protein MKMGRKKIQISRILDQRNRQVTFTKRKFGLMKKAYELSVLCDCEIALIIFNSTNRLFQYASTDMDKVLLKYTEYSEPHESRTNSDILEQTLKRKGLGLDGPGLELDDGMEHIEKYRKLNEGVDLSMARQRLYSASLPGHEVTYTSNLPPDAVLSGSNGLLQNQTRPLHFKSAVSKHGHPSGRPPGSLQPGVNYPLLSHGNLNLSMASKTPPPLYLGGESRRLDLHSSLANAKGSLTSARTVYSSLQTGNPAVATGNASVPTHGLTGFPYLSSTHTEYPPVDSFPHPGLSHPSALTTWPPGQDDAPPPHATVSTPGRIPPSEEPPSASTTPPHQQQSLSIKSERASPVTNCASTMPRPTPRAAMDLIQREEYAKGYPYSLLLSRPLAEERASLPTRRLHFSDSWQR
- the MEF2B gene encoding myocyte-specific enhancer factor 2B isoform X1, whose product is MKMGRKKIQISRILDQRNRQVTFTKRKFGLMKKAYELSVLCDCEIALIIFNSTNRLFQYASTDMDKVLLKYTEYSEPHESRTNSDILEQTLKRKGLGLDGPGLELDDGMEHIEKYRKLNEGVDLSMARQRLYSASLPGHEVTYTSNLPPDAVLSGSNGLLQNQTRPLHFKSAVSKHGHPSGRPPGSLQPGVNYPLLSHGNLNLSMASKTPPPLYLGGESRRLDLHSSLANAKGSLTSAQRTVYSSLQTGNPAVATGNASVPTHGLTGFPYLSSTHTEYPPVDSFPHPGLSHPSALTTWPPGQDDAPPPHATVSTPGRIPPSEEPPSASTTPPHQQQSLSIKSERASPVTNCASTMPRPTPRAAMDLIQREEYAKGYPYSLLLSRPLAEERASLPTRRLHFSDSWQR
- the MEF2B gene encoding myocyte-specific enhancer factor 2B isoform X2, which translates into the protein MKMGRKKIQISRILDQRNRQVTFTKRKFGLMKKAYELSVLCDCEIALIIFNSTNRLFQYASTDMDKVLLKYTEYSEPHESRTNSDILETLKRKGLGLDGPGLELDDGMEHIEKYRKLNEGVDLSMARQRLYSASLPGHEVTYTSNLPPDAVLSGSNGLLQNQTRPLHFKSAVSKHGHPSGRPPGSLQPGVNYPLLSHGNLNLSMASKTPPPLYLGGESRRLDLHSSLANAKGSLTSAQRTVYSSLQTGNPAVATGNASVPTHGLTGFPYLSSTHTEYPPVDSFPHPGLSHPSALTTWPPGQDDAPPPHATVSTPGRIPPSEEPPSASTTPPHQQQSLSIKSERASPVTNCASTMPRPTPRAAMDLIQREEYAKGYPYSLLLSRPLAEERASLPTRRLHFSDSWQR